aaatggccacccggactatttacattgaccccccccccccccccacccctttgtttttacactgctgctactcgctttTAATTatcttttcatttatttattttattttttactttattttatttagaaaatattttcttaactctatttcttgaactgcaatgttggttaagggcttgtaagtaagcatttcacagtaaggatgtattcagcgcatgtgacaagtaacattttattttatttgatttgaacagtCTAGTAAGATAAACCGGATAGAGTtgcagagcattatgggtactgtagtacaACATGCTACAAAACATGACATACACTGCAGGTTTTTTTCCCCATGCACTGCAATGGTATGTATAAGGCTACATCAGCACTGAGTGACcaaaacattacgaacacctgctctttccatgacatagactgaccaggtgaatccaagtgaaagctatgatctccttatttatgtcacttgttaaatccacctcaatcagtgtagatgaaggggaggcgacgggttaaagaaggatttttaagctttgagaaaTGGACTGTGTATGCGTGCCATTCAGCAACCCAATATTAggattttgtacactcagtgaatgTCATGTTTCATTGTATGGACCTTCCTGTTTcttttttccccccactgtaGCTCTACTGCCACTTGGTGGTGTTTTATGTTACTGCATTATTTGCAATGACAAAATCACTGCCAGAGCCATAAGATATACCTGACAACATTGGTGGGACATATCAACTGTCTGTTgtgctaaaaaaaataaaagcaagGATTTCAATGCAAGGATGATTTCTAATGATGTTTGTCTGTATATTGTTAGTTGCTGAATGTCTATTCTTTCCTGTTTGCCTTTCCAAGATCCTAGCTTGAACTGAGGGAAGGACTTTCACAGCATAATGAGCCGTGAAAGGCTCTGATGACAACACTATCAATTCTAACACCATAAATTTGGATGCTTACATCATTTGAACAGACAACAGGCGGATTGTTGTGCTGGGATCTGATGACTGTttggctctctctcacacagtaacATTGTCCTCTCTGTCCTACCCTTCTAGATAGTTCCCTAACTGGCAAGACCCACCCCTCAACCCCGGCCATGTACAAGTACCGGCCCTCGTTCGGCACCATCCCTAAAGTCCACTACAACGCAGCAGGGGAGAAGGTCAGACTAAATGACTGAATTTGATAGTAATCGCAAACAGGCTTTCCCAGTATTTTACTGTATTCCTGCACAGTTGCGAATGTGAAATATAATAAAACCCTTTTTATTATAATATGGCTAGTCAAAATAATAATCCAGTCATATTTCTCACTACTTCtgtgttgttttgtcttgtcAGATTGTAATGCCAGATGACCACCGTAAGGCGTCAGCCATCTTGGAGGAAGGCCGTTGCCACGTTGACTACCGCTCAGAGCCCAACCTGGACCTGCCTGACTACCACAATGCCCCTCTCCACCGTACCTTCCAGTCCTCCCCACTGCAGCTGGACTCCTACCTCATCAACTCCCGCTCCCTCAGCCTGAAGCAGGCCCACCAGCGCAGGGACAAGGGCCAGCTGCCTACCCTGCAGCCCGAGACCGCCACCTCCACCCCCTACAAGAGCGTCTTCTCCCCCAACACACTGTCCAACCGTAACGGCAGCCTCTCCTACGACAGCCTGCTCAACCCCAGCATTTCCCCAGCCACAGAGGCAGAGTGCATGGCCCACCCCGGTATGCCCTCTATGGGCTTCCACACACCCTACCTGCCAACCAAAATGTGCCATGTGCGGGGGCCTGAACTGCAGAGCCAGAGGCAGCAGGTCCCCCCTAGCTTCAGTCCCATGTTGGGCTCCAGGGGGATAGGGATGAGCATGAGCAGGCAGTCCCCCCTGGACCGGGACCCGTCCCCGGTGCGCTATGACAACCTCTCCAAAACCATCATGGCATCCATCCAGGAGCgtaaggagatggaggagaaggagaagctgCTGCTGCACCACGCAGGACACTCTCAGGCTCAGGCCTATAATCAGGCTCAGGACTCAGGCATGTTTGACAGCCCTGGAGGGTACGGCCTGCCTCCTAGCGCCTGCTACCCAGACGGACCCCGGGGCCCGAGCTCCAAAGGCCCCACACCCCCGGCCTATGGAGGCTCCAGGGACAACCTGATGGGGGTGGTGAGCTACGGGCCGCGGACCCCCGTACTGCGCTCCTCTGGTGGCTCCTCTCTGGTACGTGCCCCCAGGACTTCCTCCAGCTCCTTGCACACTGACAGCAGCATGCAGGGAGGAAGGGCCTCCGAGCCCTCCTACCGCTCCCCAGCCCATCAGCCCCACCACTCCCCCGCCATGCCCCAATCCCCCTCCTACACCCACCAGAAACTCTCCTTTATCCATGCCCTGGAGAGGACAGACTCACCCCGCCTGGGTGGCCCAAGGTATGAATCCTAACGTCCTCCTAACGTCTCCTGGGGTGCATGAAACGGGGCTGGGTACAGACCTCAGTCTCCACAGGAAGCCCTGCTGGCTGACTGGGAAGAAACTTGCAGTGTACGGGctcaagtcccccccccccacacacaggatGAGTAATTAGCCTCAGAGAGCTTAGGCTAGGTGTTAACATGTCTATTCTatataccacaggaggttggtggcacattaattagggagaacgggctcgtggtaatgactggagcggagttggtggaatggtatcaaatacatcaaacacatagtttccaggtgtttgatgtcattccatttgCACCGCtcacattattatgagccgttctccccagTTAAAGTGTCACTAACCTCctgtggttattattattattgttattattgttattatcatcccctcagcagcctcctgtgctgtgtacatacagtatatttgagATATTATACCCTTTCATCCAAATGAAGTACTGTGTATGTTACTGGATTTAAATGTTTTGCCTTCATAGGAGTCCACTTTTGTATTTTTCTAAATGATCTGTCTTTCGGATGAATAAAGTTCCATTACCCCACTATCATTTCCTTCTGTTTGCATGCTTATTTCCCTCCTGTCCCATCCCTTCCATCTGGGAGGGCAACATTAACATTTACGTCTCTCTATGCATGTTTTCACCACCTACAGAAACTCCATACAAACCCACAACATCACTAACAACACACTATCTATCGGCTTACCCCTTATGTCTTCTTTTATCATATTTTATTGAACAGGAAAAGACACCACAATTCACACACAGTCGATTTCCTTCCCACTTCCTTTTTACAACTCATTTCCAAAGGGAAACAAAAGACACATGGAAACGGCACAGCTTCCATGGAATTCATTTCAGAATAATAATGTAGAACTCTCTTTCTGCCACACAAATGTAGCTGTGTCGCCACTCCATGCCCGGCGAGGCCCACCGCACCATGCAACCGCGCTCTAACCCAACCTACCTTAGCCCTTGTTTCATAACATTTCATACAGATTTTGGGGTCATGAATACAACACTCATGGTAATTTACGCTAGTACCAGCAGGGACACTGGCATGTGTTTCATTACTCTAACTAGTGTCATGGTCATTTCCATCAAGCATGCTCCTGGGACATAACACCAACTACTAACATCACCAGAACATGCATGCAAGAACAATACACACTTTCTGTGTTTTATAATCCATGTGCAGGGGGGGGTTCTATCTAAAGCAAAGTTAGTTCTCACTTTCAAATAACTATGCCCTCTTGTTTTTCCCTACCCATTCAGAGAGGCCATGATGCAAAGTAAAGTGAATGGGCAAACGGACTGCCATCTAGGGCCCAACAGCTCCAGTGCCCAGGGCAACCCTCTCAGCCCTAGCCGCCACAGTAATGTCAAAAAGGTGACCGGGGTGGGTGGCACCACCTATGAGATATCTGTGTAAGAGTGCCCGGGGCCCGGGGCACCAAACCTTAAAGGAGAAGGCAGCATTGTCATGGCAACCACCTCCAATGGCAACAACATCCACGACCGGGAAAAGAGCAACTTCAACCTAAAGAGGGCTGATGTTTGTACAGAGTGTTGTGTTGTTGAATTCTGTGGCTTGTTGTGTTGGTTGTCACTGAAAAGTctgaatcagacagacagatcttAAATGTATTGTTTACGGCGTCTCTCACTTGCGGTCTATCTGCTGTTATAAATTGGGCggatcgagccctgaatgctgattggctgaaagccgtggtatgtcagaccatataccacgggtttgacaaaacatttatttttactgttctaattacgttgataaccagtttataatagcaataaggcaccttgggggtatgtggtatatggccaatataccacagctgagGGTTGTATCCTAGCACTCTGCGTTGCGTTATGCATacaaacagcccttagccgtaccTCCCTTAGCCGTAGTATATTGGCCTTATACCACAACCCAcactggccttattgcttaaatatgtgTCATCATCACACTcactacacactcactacacACCCACAGACCACAAGATTTTAACAGCcagacacacaaactcatacaatTGATGTCACACATCTTTGTTCAGTCACATTCTTTAAAATAGCAGTGGTATGGATAGCCATCTCCAAACCAATAAGTTATGCGTATAGCAGCACCCCATTGGATTCAAGCATACAGCATCCCTCTTAGGTATTCAAAGTGCTTCACATATCCTGTCCAAATGACCATGTCTGTCTGGTCCATCAACAACATGTTGGCCATTACTGAGTGGAACAGAGGGAAGATTACATTAAACCAGTGAGTTTTAGATCAATACAATCTTTAATAGGCTGACTGATCTGAGCAAAAGACAACACAACGGTGCTGTGTTGCACTCAGAGACACAGGTCTTGAATGTCTCCTAATCTACATTTATCCTCTGAGTTTTGAGGAGGTGTTTTAGGGCTTACAGGAGAGGAGCATATTAATCCAAACTCTAGCTGAGATCCAGTATTTACCTATACAGTATACCATAAGCTACAGTCTGTACGTTATcagcaacatacagtgccttcggaaagtattcagacaccttgacgttttccacattttgttacgttacagccttattctaaaattgattaaaataaatgttttccctcatcagtctacacacaacaccccataatgataaagcgaaaagaggtttatagaaatgttagcacatttataaaaaattaaaaacagaaataccttatttacataagtattcagaccctttgctatgagactcgaaattgagctcatgtgcatcctgtttccattgatcatccttgaaatgtttctacaacttgattggaatccacctgtggtaaattcaattgattggacatgatttggaaaggcacacacctgtctacataaggtcccacagttgacagtgcatgtcaaagc
The genomic region above belongs to Oncorhynchus mykiss isolate Arlee chromosome 6, USDA_OmykA_1.1, whole genome shotgun sequence and contains:
- the LOC110525848 gene encoding palmitoyltransferase ZDHHC8B; the encoded protein is MPNSVGKRFKPTKYIPVSTAATLLVGSTTLFFVFTCPWLTKAISPGVPLYNGVVFLFVLANFSMATFMDPGVFPRAEEDEDKDDDFRAPLYKNVEIKGIQVRMKWCATCHFYRPPRCSHCSVCDNCVEDFDHHCPWVNNCIGRRNYRYFFLFLLSLSIHMVGVFSFGLLFVLHHMERLGTLHTTITLVVMCIAGLFFIPVMGLTGFHMVLVARGRTTNEQVTGKFRGGVNPFTQGCCGNIKYVLCAPLVPRYTGVDPRKKPPVSIQPPFIRPDISDRQISIKVSDNGIHTSILRSKSKISLDGLALDDKGLDTQPPLPPKADRYNQLKSQLTSSKDSSLTGKTHPSTPAMYKYRPSFGTIPKVHYNAAGEKIVMPDDHRKASAILEEGRCHVDYRSEPNLDLPDYHNAPLHRTFQSSPLQLDSYLINSRSLSLKQAHQRRDKGQLPTLQPETATSTPYKSVFSPNTLSNRNGSLSYDSLLNPSISPATEAECMAHPGMPSMGFHTPYLPTKMCHVRGPELQSQRQQVPPSFSPMLGSRGIGMSMSRQSPLDRDPSPVRYDNLSKTIMASIQERKEMEEKEKLLLHHAGHSQAQAYNQAQDSGMFDSPGGYGLPPSACYPDGPRGPSSKGPTPPAYGGSRDNLMGVVSYGPRTPVLRSSGGSSLVRAPRTSSSSLHTDSSMQGGRASEPSYRSPAHQPHHSPAMPQSPSYTHQKLSFIHALERTDSPRLGGPREAMMQSKVNGQTDCHLGPNSSSAQGNPLSPSRHSNVKKVTGVGGTTYEISV